The DNA segment TCTGCTCGCGGTCCAGCTTGATGGCGATGAAGAACTCCTTCACCTTGCGGGTGACGGTCTGGTCCTGCCGCAGGTAGTAGTTCTTCACGTACTGCTGGGTGATGGTAGAGCCGGACTGCTTGCCCTTGCCGGTGGCGGTGTTCCAGGCGGCGCGGATCATGGCCTGGGGGTCGACGGCGGACTCGGTGTAGAAGTCGCGGTCCTCGGCGGCGAGGACCGCGTGCCGCGCGTCCTTCGAGATCCGGCCGAGGCCGACGTTCTCCCGGTTGACCTCGCCGTCCCGGGCGATGACGGAGCCGTCGGCGTAGAGGTAGACGTTGGCCTGCTTGATCGCGAGAGCGTTGGCGGGCGGGATCTGCACGAGGGTGTAGCCGAGGAGGAAGACGCCGAGGAGCAGGAGCGCGGAGAGGAGGAAGGCGCTGAGCGTCATCCGCCAGGTGGGGACGATCCGGCGCCATCCGGTGCGCCCGGGCCTCGGCTCTCGGGGGCCCCAGCCCTGGCCGGGCTGCTGTGGCTGCGGCTCGTCGCTCATGTCGTGCACGGACTCCTGTTTCGCCTTGTTCCTGCGGGTACGGCCGATACAACCAGTACAGCCGGTATGGCCGGTGCAGCCGGTATGGCGGTGCAGCCGTAACAAGCGGTACGCCTGATGCGTGCGCGTACGCGTGGTGCGTCCCCTTATAGAAGACTGTCGCATCCGGTGAACCGTTCCTGTCGGCGGCGCGTGTCGGTCCGCCGTACGGCATCTCACACGTATGGCCCCGGAGCGCCGGAAAATGCCTGGCAGCGAGTCGGCCGTCGGTACTAGGTTCGTGCGCTTGGGCGTCTTCGGGGACGCCGGACGAGTACGCCGGGCGAGTGTGCCGGGCGGGGCGAGGACCGGAGGCGGTTGTGGGGTCAGGCTCGGCCCGGTTGTACGCGGCGGTCGCGGTGGGCGGCTTCCGGCGGTACGCGACCTACCGGGTGGCGACGGCGGCCGGGGTGTTCACCAACACCGTCTTCGGTCTGATCCTCGTGTACACGTACCTGGCGCTGTGGAACGAGCGGCCGGACCTCGGGGGGTACGGGCAGGCGCAGGCGGTCACGTACGTGTGGCTGGGACAGGCACTCTACGCGACGCTGGCCATTCAGGGCGGCGGCTTCGAGATCGAGCTGATGGAGCGGATCCGTACGGGTGCCGTCGCGATCGACCTGTACCGGCCCGCCGACCTGCAGGGGTGGTGGCTGGCGCAGGACCTGGGCCGCTCGGTGTTCCAGCTCCTGGGGCGGGGCGTGGCCCCCTTCCTGTTCGGGGTGACGGTCTTCCCCGTGGCGCTGCCGGACGATCCGCTGACCTGGGCCGCCTTCCTGACGGCGGTGGTGCTGGCGATGGTGGTCAGTTTCGCGATCCGCTACCTGGTGGCGCTGAGCGCGTTCTGGCTGCTGGACGGCACGGGGACGATGCAGATGCTGATGATCGTGGGGATGCTCTGCTCGGGCATGGTGCTGCCGCTGAACGTCTTCCCGGGCATGTTCGGCGAGGTCGTGCGGATGCTGCCCTGGGCGGCGCTGCTCCAGGGCCCGGCCGACGTCCTGATGGGGGAGACGAGCGTGCTGCGGGTCTTCGCGCTCCAGGGCGCGTGGGCGGTGGCGCTGCTGGCCGTGGGACGGCTGCTGCAGACGGCGGCGACGCGGCGGGTGGTGGTCCAGGGTGGCTGAGGGCGGCGGGCGGGACAGAGGATTTGATTCCGTTTCCGGTTCCAGTCCCGTTTCCGGGTCCGCGTCCGGTCCCGGGCGGCCCGGCAGGTGGTCCGGGGCGGTGCGGGGGGTGCGCGCGTACGGACTGATCGCGGGGATGTGGATTCGTTCGACCCTGGTGTACCGGACGTCGTTCGTACTGACGACCATCGGCGGTGTCGTGGTGACCGGCCTTGACTTCGTCGGTATCGCGCTGATGTTCTCGCACCTCGACGTGCTGGCCGGCCATGCCCTGGCCGAGGTGGCCTTCCTGTACGGCCTGTCCATGGTGTCGTTCGGCATCGCGGACCTGGCGCTGGGCTCGATGGACCGGCTGGGGCGCCGGGTGCGGGACGGCACGCTCGACACGTTGCTGGTGCGGCCGGTGCCGGTGCTCGCACAGGTCGCCGCGGACCGCTTCGCCCTGCGCCGCGTGGGGCGCATGGTGCAGGGGCTGGTGGTCCTCGGCTGGGCCGTCGCCGCGCTCGACGTCGACTGGACGGTCCTGAAGCTGCTGCTGGTGCCGGTGACGGTGGTCAGCGGCGCGGCGATCTTCTGCGCGGTGTTCGTGGGGGGCGCGGCCGTCCAGTTCGTGGCGCAGGACGCGTCCGAGGTGCAGAACGCGTTC comes from the Streptomyces sp. KMM 9044 genome and includes:
- a CDS encoding ABC transporter permease, producing the protein MGSGSARLYAAVAVGGFRRYATYRVATAAGVFTNTVFGLILVYTYLALWNERPDLGGYGQAQAVTYVWLGQALYATLAIQGGGFEIELMERIRTGAVAIDLYRPADLQGWWLAQDLGRSVFQLLGRGVAPFLFGVTVFPVALPDDPLTWAAFLTAVVLAMVVSFAIRYLVALSAFWLLDGTGTMQMLMIVGMLCSGMVLPLNVFPGMFGEVVRMLPWAALLQGPADVLMGETSVLRVFALQGAWAVALLAVGRLLQTAATRRVVVQGG
- a CDS encoding ABC transporter permease, whose amino-acid sequence is MWIRSTLVYRTSFVLTTIGGVVVTGLDFVGIALMFSHLDVLAGHALAEVAFLYGLSMVSFGIADLALGSMDRLGRRVRDGTLDTLLVRPVPVLAQVAADRFALRRVGRMVQGLVVLGWAVAALDVDWTVLKLLLVPVTVVSGAAIFCAVFVGGAAVQFVAQDASEVQNAFTYGGQTMLQYPPVLFAQELVCGVTFVLPLAFVNWVPASYVWGRPYPLDLPEWAAFLAPAVAAVCCALAGWAWRAGLRSYRSTGS